gTATTATCATATTAactaagattgaataaaaatattaattacagGTATATCGATCAGTTTTCAAGATGTTTATACGTTGAATACAAACACCATGGTATAGATGTGCAGTGTCAGGTACTAATATTAACTCATAATTTCCACTTCTTTTACTTGCAATTACTTTAAAAGAAGTAATTAACTTGACCATATTTATGTCTACAATTACGCATAgaattaattatcattttttttctaccATACAACtctttaagtattattttagtatttttttgtaCTATTACCTTATATGATTAGTATGCAACTCAAGCAATTAACATGTCAGCTCGCGTTTGGACATGAGAATAAAGTCATGATTTCAAATCAACATTTGGATATGTCATCTGGataatgatttgaaattatgatttttaatctcaaattcttcaaacctaaaaaaacataatttgagatttcaaatcatgatttcaatcttttttaaaaaaaaatgtgaaacttTACCTATTATTAGTCTAtacatattttgttttttaaaagaaaactatcattttaaagtttaaaaaaaaaaaaaatcatgctcGGCGCGAAAATATTGTATGTACCATGTGAAGGGATTATATTAAGGATTAACTAGTTATTAATATTGTTGACTCGTggatctttataaaattatgtatatttaaaagtttttaatcacaaacatttattttctctcgttttataatatattcagtATAAATTTTACAAGTAAGGTATGAGGATAAAgttaatatatatgttaattaGGTACCATTATATGTTAAAACAAAGATGACTTCAAGAGTTGCAAGCATAGAGAAATCATCATTGTTTAGTCCAACCCCAGAGAAGTATGCAAAAGCAGGAGTAGCACAAATAGGATATGGTTGGAGGAGCATGCCTTATTGGCCACATTCAATTCAATGGTGGTTTGCTTCTTTGTTGCCTCAATCTCTTCTTGATGCATGGCGCCTCTCCATTGGCCTTAATAGGAGGATTAAAACTTAATTGCCTTCATAAATGGTGTTTACAAGCATAATCttcaataaattaaatgtatACAAGATTGATATTCGTCCTTTTTGAAGTataaaatgatgtttttatCAAGAGGAGTAAATAGGCATTGTGCTTTTTTTCCTTAGCCAAGATTTTGTTCTACTGAATTTCATGACAAGGTTTTCAATGAAGTAATAATTAATGTGTATTACAATGTagatatacttttttttctcgCTAGATTTTTCCTGATAAGATTTAACGAGGCATATTATGTGTAACTAGACATCGGCATATTATCTGTAACTAGACATCAGGAGAAGTGTTGTAAAATACATTCGCTTTAGTTGTCCACTGcataattacaaatataatcAACTTCCCCCCTATTCATTACCTTTATTCTTGTTAGCTTACATTTTCATAACCTCCTCAATTATCTCTGATGCTTTATGTTATCTTATTATAACTCTCTGTGTAATAGTATTAAGGGATCCCTAGTATTAATGGGCATGGTAAATGAGATTGATATACTTGAACATTTGCATACGTGTACACTTAAAATTTAAGGgagaataataagaaaaaactaTCATATcttatatctatattttttgtctACAATATGCTTCAATATTAGTTCCAActtactcttcttctttttcaaaatattgcCTTCATTCATGATCGAAGAGTACAAAAGGTTAAAAATTGAGTTAGGCATCCTAAACTATATACAAGATCATTGAGATGATGCTAGTATATATGTATTACTCCTACCCAAAAAGGTCTTAATAGTCGTGAAATCTAAGGGGTtcatatttgaaataaaatattatgactGTTGTGATATCTTTCgatcttaattattattttttcgacATAAATTCTATTGTCTACgataatttttatgaattttttgtaAGTAATAATGCAATGTACACACAATAATCATTtgttcttttaatatatatttatccctccattcacttttacttgtccccTGTTTCAAATCCTTTTAACTTATCGCTcttaacatatcaagaaaagacaattatttTCTCTCATATTCTATAGTTAGTATTAACGAGTATTTATTGTCCAAATCATTTTCCAAGACTTAATATTAAACTTCAATTAGTAAGAATAATGTAGTAAACTAGTCATGTCAAttgagtattatttttataatagacatgaaaaaaatccaaaatatgACTAGAAAAAACGAATGAAAACAATATTAATTTATGCATGTTCAGGTGCAAAACACATACACTTAACTAGTATATCGATAACAAGTTTAGAGGTAAAAATTTCCTAATAATTCCCTATTTTATAGGATTTGGGCTGTTGATAAAGCAAGTCCGGCCCATTAATTTGTTGGCGGCAAAACCCCTTTTATCGGCCGTTAAACCCTTCACTTTCTGTAATAGCCTCCTCGGAGCTAAAACCCTTCGGCTATTTCTGCTTCTGATCGTCAGATTTTCCGGCCGTCGTGGGTGGCGGCGCAATCATGGTGAAACGACGTCGCGAAGAAATTGATTCCGATGGAGCAACGGAAACGGAAAATACGACGTCGTACAAAACGGTTTTCATAGATACCAACCTTGATACCCACTTGGCTGTAATTGTCTCCGATTCCGATAATATCTCCGATCTTAAAAGTAATTCCCCTTTTTCCATCCATCTAGATTCTAGCTCTATCTGTTTGTTGGCTCTCTCTGTGTGTAGGTTAACAAATGCACTAAACTAACAACTGTTGCACATCAATCCCAAAATTGTTAAAATTTATGGTATAAATCCTCTGCACTATTTTGATATCATGTTGTTATAATAGCCTAAATTGCTTGAAAGAGTAAAAGTTTATAGGATTAGAAAAGAGGCATATCAATTGCTCTTTCACCACTTTGCGTATAATTCTTGgttaattttgtatttgtagTATGAGATTTTACTGAAAATTGTTGATATTTGAGCAAGGAATGCTATACGAAAAAGCTGTTTGACTGATATACATCATGCTTGTGTTATGCAGAAAAGGTCGTGTTTGAACACTTAAGGTGTTTTCCTGAAATGAGTGAGTTGAAGATTTCTTCTGTGAAGGTTTGTTCCTCTCCAGCTCACTGTTTTTGTGTATATTTCTTGTGTCATGACACTTTTCATAATTCCTATTAGGTGAAACGAAAAAGACATTACTATCATCTGCCTGACACTATGCTTGTTAGAGGTGTTTTTGAGGGTACCAAGAAGGAATGGTTCCTTTCTGTTGATGCTTCTAGATTTCAATGCCTTGAAAATGACCAAGGGTTACTTTGCATCGCGTATCCGCAAATTGAAGCTGAAAATCTTCTCCCATGTGATTCAATCAATGCAATGGATAAGCAGAAGGTTTTTGATACTACCGAATCTTACCCAGCTAATGGGAACTTGGCATCTAGCTCCATCGTGAAACACAAGGAAGTTGCCAAGGTCATAGGTGAATTCAAGAGTGTGAAGCGAACGGGTAATTCACAAGAATTTTCTCCCAGCTCTGGTCCTGTGGCTAAGAAGCGTAAAATAAAGCACAAAGAAGACGGAGTCAACCACCCGGTAACAGTTACCAGCGCTTCAAATCATGGCATAGATAATGGTTCTGAATTTAAAATTATTGGAAATGATACTACTTTGACAAATTCTAACGAAGGAGAGCGGGAAAATATAAACTTGAAACTGGTAGATGTGAGTGCTGAACCCTTAATAAACCAACGTTCTGATCCCAGTAAGGTGTCAAAATTGGGAATGAAGAAAAGCAGGAAGGGTGGGGCAAGTGCTGAAATCTCTGGTGTGCAGGATGAGCTATGTGGAGATAGGAACAATGATGCACTTGGTGAAATATCACACTCTGGGACTCTTGCAAATAAGGTTAAAATTTTAGGTTGCAAGGAAAGCAGTGGGGCTTCCACCGAGTTCAATCATAGGGATAGCTTGAAGATCACAATTCCAGAGAACTCCACAGCAGGTAAACCAATAAAGGCAGCTTTAGCAGAAGAAACATTAGGGGACCAATCTGTGAGAACAGATACAACCCataagaagaggaagaagaaaaataagaagggGAAAGACTCATCCACGTGCCATGATGAAGTAGCCTGCATGGCTCTGGGTTCCACTGATAAATTTGTGGGAACTAGGGGATTAGAGCAAAAGGAAGGAGTTGAAATGAAGATCTTTGACAAGTTGACTGATGTTGACTCTACTATTCATGCTACTCAATCTAGACTGAAAGAAACATCTCTTGTTAAAGATCATGCGTCAAACAAAGAGTGTCCAGCACCAGTCAGTAAGGGTATTTGTGAAATGAATTTAGTTGGCCAACCTATTCTTGAATCCAATGTCTCTGGAGACAATGAACTTGGAATTGATGTTGCTAACACAACTGGAGAACAGGAGCTGATACCGAACTGTGATTTTGAAATGCCCATGAGTGAAAAGTTAAGCGATCCAAGTACCAGGGGTCCAGTGCCTTCCTACCAGTTGGGAGAATTACAAGGAGCATCAGAAAATAGCTTTGGGAGGAAGAGAAGCAGGGCCAAGAAGTCAACTTCTCATCAGGAGttagatatgaaaaatattgttgGGGCTTCTCAAAATGCTTATGCATCTGACCAAGATATAGTCTGTAATGATGGTTCAAGTGATGCAACAACAAAGGTTGGTAGTATGCCAAAAACTGATGTGGATCATATAAATGAAATAGGGATCGAAGGCAAGTTGTCAGTTACTCAAGGTGCTGAGACATCCCCTCTTTTAGATAACAATGAACCAACTGGGGATACTAAAGAACAAGTTCTCTCAGCAAAAAGGGAATTGGATGACAAGGAGAACATTGAATCTGGAAATGCTAGCAGCATGAAGCGAAAGAAAAAGAGTCAGAGGAAATCTGCTGAAAAGATTCCTGTTAAATTAAACGGAGAGGATGGCAGTACGGTGAACTGCCCCTCTTTAGCTGAAGGGATTGGATCTACAACTGATCCTGTAATTGGGCAGAGTAAGAAAGGTGAAATTTCGTTTGATGCTGAAGTGCTGCAGATTAGTCTAAATACAGAGGTGAAAGGGTTGCCTCAAGTTCAATCTGCAGCATGCAGATCTTCGGATACTTCCAAGGCAGAAATGAACATCAAGGAAGTGGAAACTATCTCGACAGCTCCCTCTGGTGTGAAGGTTGCTGAAGGACATGGAAACTCTGGTCaacgtaaaaataaaaaaacaaaaatggagGTTTCCACTCATATTAATGATGTTTCATGTGCCCCTTCAGCAATGCGTGATACTTCTGTTAATCATTTCGTTGAAGGGTCTAATCAAGATAAAAATGCAATGCCTGCCAGCAAAAGAAAGGGAGCATCAGAACAAGTGTCAAAGAGTACCTATGCTGTAGGTTCTCAACACCAAGTTGAGAAAGCAACCTGCACTGAGCCACAACTTCTGCTCGTTGAGGAGAAGGGAAATGAGGTTGAGCATTTGCAGCTTAACCAGACTGATAAAAATCAGGAGACTCTGAGCATTTCAGAAAAGAGGCTAAAAACGAAAACCAAAAAGAGCCAAAGTTCTAAGAAGAGCAAATCCATTTTGTCTATTCAAGATCAGGAAGGCAGTCACAAAAACTTAAAAGCTTCAAATGATAATCTGGAAGATGTGAACCCTCTGCCAGAGCCAATGGAGATGGATGAGTCAGGTAAAAATATTCATGTTGATCAGTATGGTGGTAACAAGTTGGAAAATCAGAGTAATTCTGGTATTCATTCTGACTTCGAGAGTTCTAGGGAAGATATCAATGCTGACTCATTTCCAGTGCCATCACATGCTTTAACTAAGGGTGCGTTAGAGGAGATGCACGAACCTCATGTAAATACTGATAAGAGTGACGCCATAAACTTCAAGCAATATTTTGTTCCTGGCCAACAAGGAGAAGCTGCATCAAAGAAACCAATGAAACCAAACAGAGACACAAAAGCTAGCAGAAAATCTAAGGGTGGTATGACTTCTAGAGGATTTTCGGAAGATATCTCGAAATCAAGAATTGAGGTGGCGCTTCCGAGTCAGGGAGATAAAACACTCGAAGAAGCTGGAAAGCTTGCAACTTATGATGCTCCTACttacaagaagaaaaatgaagaatctATGGACGAATCTAGGTCCAGCTCCAGCTCAAAAGGTCCTGGCAAATTCCTTGAGGACAATAGACAGCAAACAGGTTCAGAAATTCAAAGTTTGTCTaccacaaatacaaaaattaggACTGCAAACATCGAGGATTTTACACAACCAAAGAAAGGACTGCTTCCTAATCCAGGGCCTAAGTTTGGGGATAGTAGATCGAGAAGGTCCGACAGTAAAGAGGGTGGAGATTTTGATTCTACGACTGACACTCTATCGGATTCATCTTCTTCTGGCAGCTCAGTTGAAGGAAGTGAAATAAGTCAGGCTTCAACTCCAGAAGgtaaaattacaaatttgatttgcttgttttttcttttcatgtcTTGACATTCCTTTTTGTTATTCCATCGACCTTCACAAAAAATTTGAGACCTTTTACTCAAACAAAGCTGTGTTACTCATGTTAGGCTGGTAAACCATCTGTGAGGCATGGTGTAATATcctattatttaattaattgaaaatgtTGCTAAACATAAGATCCGGCAACATAAGCACACAGTCTTGTATGTTCTTATTCTGTTTTGCATCCACACAAATTTGAGACCTTTTACTTGAACAAAGAAATGTTACTCATGTTAGGCTGATTGACAATCTGTGAGGCTCGGTATAATATCCTATCAAAccaattgaaatttttttgctAAACACaaggttagtcaacataagcaTTGAGTTCGGGGTCGGCAATGCTTTTAATTTCCAAACAGCACCTAATTCAATTCTCTCACTCAATCGCCCTCCCCTTGCAGTAAACTGTTGAAAGGAAAAGAGGAAgttcttcatttcttctttgTGGTCGTGGACTTGGTCATTCCTATGGCATGCCAAAATCATAATTCTGAAGATTTAAATTGTATTAAGGACCCCTTATTTCTCTATggataaataataaatgaaatatatatatatatatatatatatttcaaaatacatttcATGATTTCCTGTTTCTCTCTATCTTCATTCCTTTTATAAGCTAATTTCTACTTTCTATGTTGACTTGGTAGGAGCTAATGTTGCAAAAAACAATGCTGCTGCTGCTGGAAAGCATAAGCTCAAATCAAAGTAAGtgagatctcttcatttttcccTTAAGACCTTTGTCAAACATGGTTCTTTTCTAATGGTAGATCATTGATTATGAACCAGTCCTCTATGATTTACCTTGTTTACAAGTTCTTGCGACTAAATAAGTCAATagatcttttttttgttttgttttttggttgggggtggggtgggggtatTCCGAGTATACATGCCCATGGGCAATTGAGGGTTCTCCGGGGGGTATGCATCCATGGCTGAACTTTTTTTCCTACACTTTGTTCTATATTTTCCTCTGAAACACTAGGCGGTAGCTTGATCTGGTGGAGAAAACTTAAGCTATGATCTCTTAATGTTGcctatttatcattttatcaaaAAGAGAACATTGCTCTATTTTGTCATCATGTCACTTGTGCACAACAATGAATGATCAATCTATGATTGGTAAAAACTGTTAATGACAGGTGGAGAAAACTTGAAGATGGCATGTTTCCAAAGAGATACTCTAGAGTCTAGTCATTGAGATGTGAATATTTAGATAACTCTGGTGTTAGAGCAAATCgttttagtacattttgaatTAGACAATGAGTTTTTCTAAGTTATATGTGGACTTCTTTATTTGTCACATTTCTGGTGCTTATGATCACACTGAATATTCCAACAGCTTTTTAGGTGAGGCCCTAACCATGGAGATGATTCTGAGAAACTCTAGCCGTTTCAAAAAGGCTAAGGTTTCAGCTGCTCAATCTCAAGATGAAGAAAGTCAGCCTGTCGATGTTGTCCCTGATAGTCTAGCAGACACTCAGAATGAGAACTCCTCCTCTCTTTTGTTGCTATTGAAATGACCCTCCCAATATTTGGTACACAATCACCTCTCCATCGTCTGTCACCTGGGGCTCTTCAAagcaacaagaaaataaaaaagaacaaggAGAAAAATGCTTTTTGActgtatgtatgttatgtatTATGAGAAAAATCCTATGCACATGCCCTGATTTTGGTTCTCTGATATTGAAATTTTGTCGGGTCTTGTTATGTTGTGTAATTGTAATTCATTCAATTGAAACTCAAGAGAGATTGCTTGCTGTTAGGGGGGTTTGCTGGTCTgctttttaaacattttgattCGGTATTTTTGGTATTAAGGGTCATTTGGCCATGTGATCAAGTTGAAGTTTGGTTTGGACGTACAATTTTTAAGTTGTATTTCTTGTCTATAAACAtgaaaatctcataagttgtgaAAATTATCAAGATTGTTCCAATTCTTTGTACAATTTTAACAATTAAGTAAAAGTACATAACAAAATGTTTAATAATTACAAAGCTATTCTaagaaaaagtatatttattgatcgaattttaattcaataagaaaataaattcctgctaactaatttttaaagtacaCAAGAGCGTTAGAAATTAGAAGGACTTGAGGAATTTCATACTACATATTCAGTTCTCCTTTACCtctatatgtattttttaaaggATAATGTcaaatggccagaaaattttaaaagtgtataatattttatttttattttaaaataagttgatttttttttcatattttaataaaaatgtattaaagttaaaagggtaaaaatattcaaaaagataaaataacataggtaaAATACCTTTCTGACACTAAATTTTCTGgtcaaaatttctttttttccttttttaaattagaaaagtcaaaaagaaaaagtcagAAATCAATTTAAGCGCAGCATTTATGGCCGAAAGTGATGTCGATAATTAAGGGCGTGTTTAGTGGGAGAATGTATTCCTACAAATTAAAATGtttcttaaataaataactgatttttttaaattttaatgttctataagttaataaaaaatattatcagaaacaattatatataatcataatcTACTAAAATGTAAATGACATTTGGTAAGAAGTATTGATGGGTGATACAGTtgctcaaatttatttttaagtcagtttttcacttctgaaagtgtttgacaaatataaaaaaataacttaaaataagtcaaaaatgaattaaaataagttagaaagtgtttgacaaagtcaaagatgacttaaaataagttaaaaatcaaaattagatctccctctactttttttttaaaacttaaaagtcatttcaatttgattattttatttttgactttaaaattactttttaaatcaATCTAAACGGACTAGTCTAAGGGTAGGATGATCAAGAAATGTGGATTGAGCACGTTTGAGCGgtgaaaaaagacaaataaactTGCTATATTACTTAGgagtattaaatttattttataaattattttacttgttttcttaaaaaaaaattaaaataaatttgagtaaatctaagatgaaaaaattgaaaaactctTTATGAAACACGCAAAATCATAATCAAAGCTTGTGCCTTTGATTGTCACCATTCCAAAGATTTAGAACAAATATTTTATCTGTTCTAAAGTTATATGGTGTATTTTGATTTATCACATAATAAGTATATAAAGTTAAAtgttacattattattatttttaatttcattgcTGTTTCTTCATAGTTCTATATTGGCATAAAAGAGAAGAATTACAATAGGTTCGACgataaacataaaattattatatatatcgTTGGAAAATATGATGCACGTCTAATGCTTAAGaaactaatatattttttataatattagatTGATATgaacatataaattaaataatatggACAATGACAACATAGATATATGAACATTGTAAATTTGCATGGGATTGGATCCTAGTTGTATTATATAACACTATTTTTCTCACTATCCCAtgccaaaagaaaagaagagaataccAATGAAGCTTTTTTGTATCTCTCGTTAAAAAAGATAGCAggaaagtaataataataatattgataagAAAAATTAGGTTGCATTCGATTGTTTATTGATCTTATATCagtatatttttctatttaagttCATGTCCTCCGTAAGCTACAAGTGTATTATGTCTTATCTAATTACCTCTCTCAATCTTATTCCACCTACGACCTCTCTTCATGCCCCACCATAGTCAGTCTCGCACACCCCCTCATTGAGACATTTATACATCTTCTTTTCACACATCCGAGTCATACTATCTTAGTCTCGCCTTCCTTATTTTATCAATCACATAATGGAGTCCCACCTTGTCGTATTTTATTCATAATCCTAGCTATATCTTCTTATATGTCTGCACGCATTCATCTCAAAATCCTTATGctactttaattttataaacaTGTGAATTCTTAATCGATCAACACTGCGTTCATACAACATATATGAACATCATTGATCTGACCACCTAAATGTAGGTAAATATCATCCTTGCAAATTTACTACATATATTAATAAGagattttgtttctttttaggATTTGAGTGTTTGTAGTTTTAGATGTatttatatacatgaaaaaatacNCATTCTTAATCGATCAACACTGCGTTCATACAACATATATGAACATCGTTGATCTGACCACCTAAATGTAAGTAAATATCATCCTTGCAAATTTACTACATATATTAATAAGagattttgtttctttttaggATTTGAGTGTTTGTAGTTTTAGATGTatttatatacatgaaaaaatacAAGACATCAATCACATAATTgagtatataataataaatatagacaAATTGCCATAAGACAATGA
The DNA window shown above is from Solanum stenotomum isolate F172 chromosome 6, ASM1918654v1, whole genome shotgun sequence and carries:
- the LOC125866720 gene encoding uncharacterized protein LOC125866720: MVKRRREEIDSDGATETENTTSYKTVFIDTNLDTHLAVIVSDSDNISDLKKKVVFEHLRCFPEMSELKISSVKVKRKRHYYHLPDTMLVRGVFEGTKKEWFLSVDASRFQCLENDQGLLCIAYPQIEAENLLPCDSINAMDKQKVFDTTESYPANGNLASSSIVKHKEVAKVIGEFKSVKRTGNSQEFSPSSGPVAKKRKIKHKEDGVNHPVTVTSASNHGIDNGSEFKIIGNDTTLTNSNEGERENINLKLVDVSAEPLINQRSDPSKVSKLGMKKSRKGGASAEISGVQDELCGDRNNDALGEISHSGTLANKVKILGCKESSGASTEFNHRDSLKITIPENSTAGKPIKAALAEETLGDQSVRTDTTHKKRKKKNKKGKDSSTCHDEVACMALGSTDKFVGTRGLEQKEGVEMKIFDKLTDVDSTIHATQSRLKETSLVKDHASNKECPAPVSKGICEMNLVGQPILESNVSGDNELGIDVANTTGEQELIPNCDFEMPMSEKLSDPSTRGPVPSYQLGELQGASENSFGRKRSRAKKSTSHQELDMKNIVGASQNAYASDQDIVCNDGSSDATTKVGSMPKTDVDHINEIGIEGKLSVTQGAETSPLLDNNEPTGDTKEQVLSAKRELDDKENIESGNASSMKRKKKSQRKSAEKIPVKLNGEDGSTVNCPSLAEGIGSTTDPVIGQSKKGEISFDAEVLQISLNTEVKGLPQVQSAACRSSDTSKAEMNIKEVETISTAPSGVKVAEGHGNSGQRKNKKTKMEVSTHINDVSCAPSAMRDTSVNHFVEGSNQDKNAMPASKRKGASEQVSKSTYAVGSQHQVEKATCTEPQLLLVEEKGNEVEHLQLNQTDKNQETLSISEKRLKTKTKKSQSSKKSKSILSIQDQEGSHKNLKASNDNLEDVNPLPEPMEMDESGKNIHVDQYGGNKLENQSNSGIHSDFESSREDINADSFPVPSHALTKGALEEMHEPHVNTDKSDAINFKQYFVPGQQGEAASKKPMKPNRDTKASRKSKGGMTSRGFSEDISKSRIEVALPSQGDKTLEEAGKLATYDAPTYKKKNEESMDESRSSSSSKGPGKFLEDNRQQTGSEIQSLSTTNTKIRTANIEDFTQPKKGLLPNPGPKFGDSRSRRSDSKEGGDFDSTTDTLSDSSSSGSSVEGSEISQASTPEGANVAKNNAAAAGKHKLKSNFLGEALTMEMILRNSSRFKKAKVSAAQSQDEESQPVDVVPDSLADTQNENSSSLLLLLK